One part of the Tunicatimonas pelagia genome encodes these proteins:
- a CDS encoding oligosaccharide flippase family protein: protein MSIKTRTKSAIPYSVAISVLNVLVALFGMILLVRYLPPIEYGAYAILNGMVPMLNLFISFGYDQYLFRYIPSLEDNKQVGYVVWHIVGRRVVIATAITLLLILTFNYFDDSIGLNGFFLHFAIFQIIVVLSIGNTILKQAFLIRLSQDIVFGTNVVYELSRVAVVVVGINQQEEFLFFIIGFAACETLFTVLSSFFFVRNYGFPGLKRIIRKREETPDEKAYRKASYIDKLGGSFLGTDIDRYILAYFSNNVQVAIYAISTRILTKFLKFYPHLMFKHIFEVALYTKFDASQRDSDINRSFSIIYNANNIVSFLAIAIFVPLGREMLDFALKQEYTQQAYLPICIFLVFLIFNSIPLGMVAKTIKKPKILLIARLSTVVNLGVGIPMAYQFGAVGMALATTLSQFLQKVIIYFLLKKHIDLKLQGIATLKSVVNCVVTIGILYLIDQYTPTYTWLLFLKIAVGLGLYLLLMKFNSVFSAEDKERLLTLLPKKLQKPAGYVL, encoded by the coding sequence ATGTCAATAAAAACCCGAACCAAATCCGCTATTCCGTACTCAGTGGCAATATCCGTTCTCAACGTGCTAGTTGCCTTGTTCGGCATGATATTACTGGTACGCTACCTGCCTCCGATAGAATACGGTGCCTACGCAATACTGAATGGGATGGTGCCCATGCTCAACCTATTTATCTCATTTGGTTACGACCAGTACTTGTTCCGCTACATTCCCTCCTTAGAAGACAATAAACAAGTAGGATATGTGGTGTGGCACATAGTAGGCCGCCGGGTAGTAATTGCTACCGCCATCACACTATTGTTAATCCTGACTTTTAACTACTTTGATGACAGTATTGGCCTGAATGGTTTTTTCCTTCACTTTGCCATATTTCAGATCATCGTTGTTCTATCCATCGGCAACACAATTCTTAAACAAGCTTTCTTAATACGGCTTTCCCAAGATATTGTATTTGGCACCAATGTGGTTTATGAGTTATCGCGAGTTGCCGTGGTGGTGGTGGGAATCAACCAGCAGGAAGAATTTCTATTCTTTATTATTGGATTTGCTGCGTGTGAAACTCTTTTCACGGTGCTATCCTCTTTTTTCTTTGTACGTAATTATGGGTTTCCCGGCCTGAAGCGCATTATTCGCAAAAGGGAAGAAACCCCCGACGAAAAAGCGTACCGAAAGGCGAGTTACATTGATAAGCTAGGCGGCTCTTTTTTAGGTACTGACATTGATCGGTACATACTGGCTTACTTCTCTAACAATGTACAAGTGGCGATCTACGCTATCTCCACGCGGATTCTTACCAAATTCCTTAAGTTCTACCCGCATCTTATGTTCAAGCATATTTTTGAGGTAGCTCTGTACACCAAATTTGATGCTTCTCAGCGAGATTCAGACATTAACCGTAGTTTCTCAATCATATACAATGCAAATAATATTGTGAGCTTTCTGGCAATAGCCATATTTGTTCCTCTGGGTAGGGAAATGCTAGATTTCGCGCTCAAGCAAGAATATACCCAGCAAGCCTACCTTCCTATTTGTATATTCTTAGTTTTTCTGATCTTTAATAGTATTCCGCTGGGGATGGTAGCAAAGACAATTAAGAAACCCAAAATATTGCTGATTGCCCGACTGTCTACTGTAGTTAACTTAGGCGTCGGTATTCCGATGGCTTACCAGTTTGGGGCAGTAGGTATGGCTCTCGCTACCACCCTGAGCCAGTTTCTTCAAAAAGTTATCATTTATTTCCTTCTCAAAAAACACATAGATTTGAAATTGCAAGGAATAGCCACACTTAAATCTGTGGTAAACTGTGTAGTGACTATCGGTATTTTGTATTTGATAGATCAGTACACTCCGACTTACACTTGGCTACTCTTTCTCAAAATTGCGGTGGGCCT
- a CDS encoding sulfotransferase family protein, which yields MNTFKGPIFIVGMPRSGTKLLRTLLNQHSKISISSVETHFIPYLYEKFDHQCPEYPQGMKAFYDELAKTPFFRDTKRRGKFLDKATWLAAASEFSGWADLFEFLLRFYGSKPSMNTVFGDKTPSYVTKMRILKQEIFPHAKFIHIIRDPRDCCLSAKKLWGKNPLLFADVWHQSVKQARTDAALFADSYLEIQYEALLDQPEKILRQICQFVGISYQAAMMTLNKSAENHGDAKNAKQIVGSNKKKYQAELSQAVIKRIEEITFPSATKSGYSLDYAEQHRALSSINKNLLALISGYNAFRFHIREKGIRSGISYYLRLHQVTH from the coding sequence ATGAATACCTTTAAAGGACCTATTTTCATTGTAGGTATGCCCAGAAGTGGCACAAAGTTATTAAGAACACTACTAAACCAACACTCAAAAATCAGTATTTCTAGCGTAGAAACGCACTTTATCCCTTATTTATACGAAAAGTTCGATCACCAGTGCCCAGAATACCCGCAAGGAATGAAAGCTTTCTATGACGAACTAGCTAAAACTCCATTTTTTAGAGACACAAAACGGAGGGGAAAATTCTTAGATAAAGCTACTTGGTTAGCAGCGGCTTCCGAATTTTCTGGCTGGGCCGATCTTTTTGAGTTTTTACTGAGATTTTACGGCTCTAAACCCTCAATGAATACTGTTTTTGGTGATAAAACCCCCAGCTACGTTACCAAGATGAGAATTCTTAAACAAGAAATTTTTCCTCACGCAAAATTTATTCATATCATTCGCGATCCGCGCGATTGCTGTTTGTCCGCTAAAAAATTATGGGGAAAAAATCCACTTTTATTTGCTGATGTTTGGCATCAATCTGTAAAGCAAGCCCGCACTGATGCTGCCCTATTTGCCGATAGCTATCTCGAGATTCAGTACGAAGCACTACTGGATCAGCCGGAGAAGATACTTCGGCAGATTTGCCAATTTGTAGGAATAAGTTATCAGGCAGCCATGATGACGCTAAACAAATCGGCGGAGAACCACGGTGATGCTAAAAATGCTAAGCAGATTGTGGGTAGTAATAAAAAGAAGTATCAGGCAGAACTATCTCAAGCAGTCATCAAGCGCATTGAGGAAATAACGTTTCCGTCGGCTACTAAAAGTGGGTACTCTCTTGACTATGCCGAGCAGCACCGCGCCTTATCTTCTATTAATAAAAATTTATTGGCACTAATCAGTGGTTATAACGCATTCCGGTTCCATATTAGGGAAAAGGGAATCAGAAGTGGCATATCTTACTACTTGCGACTTCACCAAGTTACTCACTAA